The Leptospira barantonii genome includes a region encoding these proteins:
- a CDS encoding ABC-F family ATPase, which produces MISTSGLTLNFGKKILFENVSVKFKENCRYGLIGANGSGKSTFMKILAGMEQAANGAVSIDAGLKLGYLKQDHYEYENETVLNTVIMGNPELWEVSQERDAIYAKPEMSDEDGMKVSELEEKYGELGGYESESTAGELLEGLGIPTTSHTQTLAYLTGGFKLRVLLAQVLFQKPDILLLDEPTNHLDIKTIHWLEEFLTNYRGVVIVISHDRHFINSIATHIADLDYQSLTVYPGNYDDYMEASTMARERLLDENKRKKEKIAELQDFVNRFSANASKSKQATSRQKQIEKIKLDDVKPSSRVSPYIRFKMKKPLGKDVILADNVSKSYDRPIFKDFTINITKGEKIAIIGTNGVGKTTLLKTLMKQLEPDTGKVAMGDSVTSSIFPQDHREGILEDADTIVEWLYRYADPGTEMEEIRAILGRMLFSGDMAKKPTSVLSGGEKSRIIIGRMIMTGDNLLALDEPTNHLDLETIEALNYALTIFEGTVIFVSHDREFVSSLATRVIEVSTEGIRDFKGSYEDFLEREGAEFYKRLSGGPVLTES; this is translated from the coding sequence ATGATCAGCACTTCCGGATTAACCCTAAATTTTGGTAAAAAAATTCTTTTTGAGAACGTTTCGGTTAAGTTTAAGGAGAATTGCAGATACGGTCTGATCGGGGCGAACGGTTCCGGTAAGTCCACCTTTATGAAAATTCTCGCCGGCATGGAACAAGCGGCGAACGGCGCGGTTTCCATCGACGCCGGATTAAAACTCGGTTACTTAAAACAGGATCATTACGAATACGAAAACGAAACCGTTCTCAACACGGTCATCATGGGGAATCCCGAACTCTGGGAAGTTTCTCAAGAACGCGACGCGATTTATGCAAAGCCCGAAATGTCCGACGAGGATGGAATGAAAGTTTCCGAACTCGAAGAAAAATACGGAGAACTCGGAGGATACGAATCCGAAAGTACCGCCGGTGAACTTCTCGAAGGTTTGGGAATTCCCACCACAAGTCATACACAAACTCTCGCTTATCTGACGGGCGGTTTTAAACTCCGCGTTCTTTTGGCTCAGGTTCTATTCCAAAAACCTGATATTCTTCTTTTGGACGAACCTACCAACCACTTGGATATCAAGACGATTCACTGGCTGGAAGAATTCTTAACCAATTACCGCGGCGTTGTCATCGTGATTTCTCACGACCGTCACTTTATCAATTCGATCGCGACTCATATCGCGGATTTGGATTATCAATCCTTAACCGTTTATCCGGGCAACTACGACGACTATATGGAAGCGTCCACGATGGCCCGCGAACGTCTGTTAGACGAAAACAAACGTAAGAAGGAAAAAATCGCCGAACTTCAGGACTTCGTAAACCGTTTTAGCGCGAACGCGAGTAAGTCCAAACAAGCGACTTCCAGACAAAAACAAATCGAGAAGATCAAACTCGACGACGTCAAACCTTCTTCCAGGGTTTCTCCTTATATCCGTTTTAAAATGAAAAAGCCCCTCGGTAAGGACGTGATTCTTGCGGACAACGTATCCAAGTCTTACGATCGACCGATCTTCAAGGACTTTACGATCAACATCACCAAGGGAGAAAAGATCGCGATCATCGGAACCAACGGAGTCGGAAAGACCACTCTTTTGAAAACTCTGATGAAACAACTCGAGCCCGATACGGGAAAGGTTGCGATGGGGGATTCGGTCACTTCTTCGATCTTTCCTCAGGATCATAGAGAAGGAATATTAGAAGACGCTGATACGATTGTGGAATGGCTTTATAGATACGCCGATCCGGGAACGGAAATGGAAGAGATCCGCGCGATTTTGGGAAGAATGTTGTTCAGCGGCGATATGGCCAAAAAACCTACGAGCGTTCTTTCCGGGGGAGAAAAATCCAGAATCATCATCGGAAGAATGATCATGACCGGCGACAACCTTCTCGCGCTCGACGAACCTACCAACCACTTGGACTTGGAAACGATCGAAGCGTTGAACTACGCATTGACCATCTTTGAAGGAACCGTGATCTTTGTTTCCCACGACCGCGAGTTCGTGTCCTCTTTGGCGACTCGAGTGATCGAAGTTTCCACCGAAGGAATCCGCGACTTCAAAGGTTCTTACGAGGACTTCTTGGAAAGAGAAGGCGCCGAGTTCTACAAACGATTGTCCGGCGGGCCCGTTTTGACGGAATCTTGA
- a CDS encoding OmpA family protein, whose amino-acid sequence MRSKLRSILPLILSFPFLTGLQAEDKLLIGKILQFGKLLATENAYVPIESNEITSELSKLNDKTVRILCNMKGSTCNPVRYEIAPFLDSKEIKPWTIKKIPDYVNHNIFAFNPNASPDGKYLFWTAYIKRGKSGTQKIWFSKLDEKGFWEDGKEMTAPLNNEMPSAVISALPGGNELFVFGTFGEKELMDELGKDFETKGELAARSSKNSNEYRKKIEELRAEYDEKSRQITRRVPLYKSFKEKDSWSKPSILKFPDFYNLYRKKNDSSQEVFGGSTLSSSGRILIYSSQHKDSKGKLDLYASKMLSDGTFPLGANLGEVINTDHEEMAPFLASDDRTLYFSSDGHKGLSIYMTRRIGDGWDQWTKPVEVSENLKGVNFFSIPANSDWAYISKEGQLFMAYLPKEMRPEKVVVIDGKVLDTEGNPLSADIYYESLKSHEKIGSAKSDPSTGNFSIVLPFGENYGFYAQKKGYLPVSQNLNLSSKKKFSEKVEVVLQLPPIRERGTIQINNLFFESKSFEIAPESAPELDRLAEIVKENPEIEIQIEGHTDNVGKKKDNLILSQKRATAVAEYLSQKHSISKERIQTKGFGDSVPLSKNDSDEGRKRNRRVNFTILKKK is encoded by the coding sequence ATGCGTTCTAAACTTCGATCCATTCTTCCGTTGATTCTAAGTTTTCCGTTTTTGACCGGCCTTCAAGCCGAGGATAAATTATTGATCGGTAAGATTCTCCAGTTCGGAAAACTACTCGCCACCGAAAACGCATACGTCCCGATCGAATCCAACGAAATCACTTCCGAACTTTCCAAACTCAACGATAAAACCGTAAGAATTCTCTGCAACATGAAGGGTTCCACTTGCAATCCGGTTCGTTACGAGATCGCTCCTTTCCTCGATTCGAAAGAGATCAAACCCTGGACGATCAAAAAAATTCCCGATTACGTAAATCATAATATATTCGCGTTCAATCCGAACGCTTCTCCGGACGGGAAATATCTTTTCTGGACCGCCTACATCAAACGAGGCAAGTCCGGAACGCAGAAGATCTGGTTTTCCAAACTGGATGAAAAAGGTTTTTGGGAAGACGGAAAGGAAATGACCGCGCCCTTGAACAACGAGATGCCTTCGGCGGTGATCTCCGCGCTTCCAGGAGGAAACGAACTTTTCGTCTTCGGCACGTTCGGAGAAAAGGAACTCATGGACGAACTCGGAAAAGATTTCGAGACCAAGGGAGAATTGGCCGCGCGTTCCTCCAAGAACTCGAACGAGTACAGAAAAAAAATCGAGGAACTCAGAGCCGAATACGACGAGAAGTCGAGACAGATCACGAGAAGAGTTCCTCTTTATAAAAGTTTTAAGGAAAAGGATTCCTGGTCGAAACCGAGTATATTAAAGTTTCCTGATTTTTACAATCTCTACAGAAAGAAAAACGATTCCAGTCAGGAAGTGTTCGGCGGTTCCACTCTTTCGTCTTCGGGAAGAATTCTGATCTATTCCTCGCAACACAAGGACTCGAAGGGCAAGCTCGATCTTTACGCGAGTAAAATGTTAAGCGACGGAACGTTTCCGCTCGGCGCAAACTTAGGCGAAGTCATCAACACCGATCACGAAGAGATGGCTCCGTTTCTTGCGAGCGACGATAGAACCCTTTATTTTTCAAGCGACGGACACAAAGGCCTTTCGATCTACATGACGAGAAGAATCGGAGACGGTTGGGATCAGTGGACCAAACCCGTGGAAGTTTCCGAAAACCTGAAAGGTGTGAACTTCTTTTCGATTCCCGCCAACAGCGACTGGGCGTATATCAGCAAGGAAGGTCAATTGTTTATGGCGTATCTTCCGAAAGAGATGCGTCCCGAAAAAGTCGTCGTGATCGACGGTAAGGTTCTGGACACGGAAGGAAATCCTTTGTCCGCCGATATATATTACGAATCTCTAAAGTCTCACGAAAAGATCGGAAGCGCAAAAAGCGATCCTTCCACCGGAAATTTTTCGATCGTTCTTCCATTCGGCGAGAACTACGGTTTTTACGCGCAGAAGAAAGGTTATCTTCCCGTTTCTCAAAACCTGAACCTCAGTTCCAAAAAGAAATTTTCGGAAAAGGTCGAAGTCGTTTTACAACTTCCTCCGATCCGAGAACGAGGAACGATCCAGATCAATAATTTATTCTTCGAATCTAAGAGCTTCGAGATCGCTCCCGAATCCGCGCCGGAACTCGATCGTCTCGCCGAAATCGTTAAGGAAAATCCCGAGATCGAAATTCAGATCGAAGGTCATACCGACAACGTTGGAAAGAAAAAAGACAACCTGATTCTTTCCCAAAAACGCGCAACCGCGGTTGCGGAATATCTTTCCCAAAAACATTCGATTTCCAAGGAAAGAATTCAGACCAAAGGTTTCGGCGATTCCGTTCCCCTTTCGAAAAACGATTCGGACGAAGGCCGTAAAAGAAACAGAAGGGTGAACTTTACCATTCTCAAGAAGAAATGA